Genomic DNA from Paucilactobacillus hokkaidonensis JCM 18461:
TATTATGGGCATAAGTACTTTGGTGAAACAGCTAAAAATGATGTTCATCAAATGGTTGAAAAAATGATTAGCGTTTATCAGCATCGTTTGGCCAATAATACTTGGTTAAGCAAGGAGACTCGCGATAAGGCTGTTTTAAAATTAAGTAAATTGGGGATTCAGGTTGGGTTCCCGGACAAAATTGATGCACTTTACCAAAAATTACATGTTGATTCAACTAAAACTTTACTGGCAAATGAGTTAATAGCAACTAAAGTGGCACGCGAAGATATGTTTGCTAAGTGGAATCAACCAGTTGATCGTAACCAATGGGAGATGAGTGCAGCGACCGTTAATGCATATTACCATCCATTCCGAAATATTATTGTTTTTCCAGCTGCTATTTTGCAGGCACCATTCTATAGTTTGAAACAAAGTAGTAGTGAAAACTACGGTGGAATTGGTGCGGTTATCGCACATGAAATTTCACATGCATTTGATAATAACGGTGCTTTGTTTGATGAATATGGTAACTTAAATAATTGGTGGACCACTGCCGATTTAGACCACTTTAAAGCATTGTCGCAAAGCATGATTGCTGAGTTTGATGGGCTAGAATATGCTGGACAAAAAGTTAATGGTAAATTGACGGTATCTGAAAACATTGCCGATGCAGGTGGGTTAAGTTGTGCACTAGAGGCCGCCGAAAGTGAAGCAGATGTCGACACTAAGGCATTCTTCATTAACTGGTCAACCATTTGGCGGATGAAAGCGACAGAACAATACATGCAATTATTGTTGTCAATTGATGTGCATGCACCTGCTAAATTACGAGCTAATGTTCAAGTTAAAAATTTGCCTGAGTTTTACCATGCATTTGATATTCAACCAGGAGATCCGATGTACCTGGAACCCGAAAAGCGGGTTAATATTTGGTAATTATTTCCCGAGAAATAAAAAATCGATATTTACTTAGATTATGTGTCTGAGTAAATATCGATTTTTATTGTGGCTTAATACCAGTATGAATTGCTGCAGCACCTAGCATAATACGACGGTAGAAAATTTGTTTGAAACCAGCTTGTTTAAACATTGCTGCTAGTTGCTTATAGTCAACAAAGTTGTGTGTTGAGTCGGTTAGGTACGTATATTCTTGTTGCTCATTAACTAGTGTCTTACCCAACAATGGCACAATGTGACCGAAATATAATTCCCATCCTTGTTTGATAATAGGGGCTGTTGGTTGAGAAGTCTCCAGGCAAACTAGTTGTCCTCCCGGTTTTAAAACACGTAGCATTTCTCGTAATGTCGAGGAAGCATCCGCCACGTTACGGAGGCCAAAACCGATAGTGACAATATCAAATTGATTTGATTCAAACGGGAGCTGCATTGCATCCCCTTGAATGAGGTTTATTTTTTCAGTTAAATCATATTTTTTTACTTTTTCTGTAGCAACAGTCAGCATGCTATCACTGAAATCTAGGCCGGTAACATGACCCTTATGATTAATCTGGTTGGCCAGCTTAATTGTCCAATCACCAGTCCCGCAGCAAACATCTAAAATTTTGCTATTAGGGCGTAATTTTATCAGACTGGTAGCTCGATTACGCCATGATTGATGTGTTCCGAGACTGATAATCGAGTTCATTTTATCGTAGCTGGGTGCAATTTTTTGGAAGATGGTGTGTACTTGATTGGATTTATCGTTAGCCATATTAATACCTCTGATTGATTGAATTAGTCTTATTATACATTAAAGATTTTAAAATAAGCTAATAGCCGGTTATTTAATTGCCACATTAGAATTGGATTATATTTTAGGCCAGCAGATTGACTTTATTTTCCTAATCATCAACACTAGAGATGGTTGTATCAATTGATGTGATGGAGGTCCAATAATGAACTCGAAAGCAACAAATTCAGATAATAGAATGCATTTGTGGGAAAGCATCTGTATCATGATTTTTATGTTCTTGGTGTTAGGAATATTGATTATTAAATATAAAATGGATCCTCAAATCCCATTATTGTTAGTATTTACGGTTTTGCTATTTTATGGTTACTTACGACATTTTACTTGGGATGAAATGTTTGCTGGTGTCGTTGAAGGCATTACTCCTGGAATTATTCCCATCATGATCTTCTTACTGATTGGATTATTAGTTGCTACGTGGCTAGCTTCCGGAACAATTGCTACCATCATGGTAATTGGTATTCATATTCTATCAATTCGGTTTTTTCTGCCAACTATTTTTATTATTTGCGGGTTAGTGGGGATGACAATTGGTAGTGCGTTTACTACTATTTCTACAGTTGGGATTGCACTGCTTGGAATTGGCCATATTTTTGGCTTTCCAGCACCATTGACTGTTGGTGCGATTGTTTCTGGGGCTTTCTTTGGAAATAATATGTCGCCTTTGTCCGATACATCCAATCTGACAACGAGTATTGCCGGAGTTAATTTGTATGATCATTTAAAGAATATGGCTTTTACTGCTGTTCCAGCTGCGCTAATTACAATTGTAATTTATCTATTTGTTGGTGTTCCAACGACTGCAGTGAACTCTGCTAAAATTCAGTTAATGAGTAGTGAATTAAGCGGTCATTTTCAGGTTAGCGCTTGGCTGCTTTTACCAATGTTGGTGGTTTTGATATTAGCTTGGATTAAAGTGCCGGCAATTCCAACATTGCTGGCAGGATCACTGACTGCAATTGGTATTTTTGTGGTTAATCATCCCCACTTTAGTATTGCTAAAATCGGTGATATTTTAATGAATGGTTATCATGCTCATTTTGGTGATGCTACGGATGGCATTATGTCGGGCGGAGGAATCACGGGAATGCTTAGTTCCATTTCGCTGATTCTTTGTGCACTCGCATTAGGTGGACTATTAATTAAAATGGGTGTAGTCAATACGTTGATTAATAGTATTATGCAATTGGTTAGTCGACCAGGTAACTTAATTTTAATGACTTCATTAAGTGGAATTGGTGTTAACTTACTAGTTGGCGAGCAGTATTTATCAATTATTCTGCCCGGCTCTGCGTTTAAACAAGCTTTCCATCGACAAGGAATTGATTCAAAATATTTATCACGAACATTGGCAACTAGCGGTGCGGACGTTAATGCATTAGTGCCGTGGGGGGTTAGTGGTATTTTTATCGCGGGAACACTAGGTGTTGATCCATTCCAGTATATTCCATTGGCCTTTTACCCGTACTTGAATCCGTTAATTACCATTATTTTAGGATATACGTTTGTTTCATGGAAGTATCGAAAACAGGGATGAGAGTTGGAAAATATAACGAGGTCGCAGCAAAACAGTTTGCCCGGCCTCGTTTTTTTATATTTTTACTTGTTATTCAAAGTTGTCTTAGGTCGATTCAAAATTAAATTCAGTACGACCGCAGTTACACTCCCCACCACGACACCATTGCTTAACATGATCTGTAATTCTTGTGGCAAATGCTGAAAGATTTGAGGATAGACGGTGACACCCAGTCCCAATCCGATTGACATTGAAGCGACTAGTAAATTACTGTTTTTACTGAAGTCAACTTGTTTTAAAATTTGGATTCCTTGTAGGCCAACCATCCCAAACATGACAATCATAGCACCACCTAAGGTAGCGGATGGAATGATTGTTGCTAAGGCACCCACTTTTGGTAGTAGTCCTAGAAAAATTAGAAATACGGCCGCAAAGTATACTGGTTTACGAGTTTTAACGCCAGATAGTTTTAGAACTCCGACATTTTGTGAAAAGGTTGAATATGGGAAGGTATTAAAAACACCACCAAGCATGGCTGCAATTCCTTCAGCGCGATAGCCGCGCTTTAGATCTTGATTTGTCAGCTTTCGGCCGGTGACTTCGCTTAAAGCAAAGAAAACTCCAGTGGATTCAATCATGGTAGTCAGAGAGATTAGGATCATGGTAATAATGGATGAAGCATTAAAGGAAGGAACGCCAAAGTAAAATGGTTGTGGTAAATGAAACCAAGTGGCTTGTGAAACTGGCTGAAGGGACACTAAGCCAAAGGAACCGGCAATCAACGATCCAGCTAAAATACCAATTAGGATTGAGATTGAGCGAATAAAGCCCTTTGTAAAAGCGTTGATTGCTAAAATAATGATAATGGTTAAAAAGCCAACTGCTAAATTAGGTAAACTTCCGAACGATTTAGCGGCAATGTCGCCACCACCTAAATTTTGAAAGCCAACTGGAACAAGTGTGAAACCGATGACGGTGATTAATGATCCAGTGACAACAGGGGGAAATAAGTTCCTAATTTTTGCAAACAGACCAGCAATCAAGAAAACAAAGAATCCAGCACAGATAATGGCGCCATACATATATGTAATACCTAGTGTCCCTCCGATGGATTGCAACGGTGCTACTGCCTGAACAGCACAGCCCAGAACAACGGGCAAACCAATCCCAGTTAGCGCAGTCTGCTTAAGTTGTAAGAGGGTTGCGATACCACACATAAAAATATCAATGGATACCAGATAAGTCATTTGAGCAGCAGTAAAGTTGAGTGCTCCGCCAATTAGCAAGGGAACTAGTACATCGCCAGAGTACATTGCTAACAGATGCTGTAGTCCTAAAATAGCAGCTTTCCAGTTTGATACTTCGGTCTTTTTTGGTTCCACAACAGTTGAAAATGAATCTAGCGTATTTGCAGCTTTCAAAATGGTTCCTCCTGTTTTGCAACTGGCCTATACAAAAACAGCGACAAAAAAACTCCTTTTGCATAGGCAAAAAGAGTTAGTGGTGCACTCAGTTTGCTTATAGTCCAAAGTTTACGGCTTTGGGTAGAAACTCGCCGACCATATCACGGCATTATATAGGCAATTGCGATTTAATTTGTAACTGAATGTTACCATCAAAATGATAGCAAAACAACCTGGATTCACGAAATTATAAAATGAATGCGGATTCAATCCTAAATGGAAAATGTAGTATCATTGATTTAAATGGAGGCAATATTATGGGTACAGTAAAAATTATTCAAGGCGATATTACTAAAATAAAAGTTGATGCAATCGTAAATGCGGCTAACACAACCTTGCTAGGTGGTGGCGGTGTTGATGGGGCAATTCACCGGGCTGCCGGGCCACAACTGTTAGCAGAGTGTCGAACATTGCACGGTTGTGAAACTGGAGAAGCTAAAATTACTAAGGGATATTTACTGCCAGCACAACATGTCATTCACACGCTCGGTCCAGTTTGGCAGGGTGGTACTCAACGTGAAGCCCAATTACTACATAATTCGTATTTAAATAGCTTGAAGCGGGCGGATGAAAATAATTGTGCAACGGTTGCTTTTCCATCAATCAGTACAGGTGTCTATCACTATCCACTGAAAGCAGCAGCTGAGATTGCGTTGACGACTATCCATGAGTTTATGCGAAAGACCAAGGTTGTCAAAGAAGTGACGATGGTTTGTTTTGATTCAGCAACATTTACGACGTATCAACAAGTTGAACAGAAATTTTAAATAGTCGTTAAATATCCCAAGTTCCGGTTTGTGCATATTTACTGATTTGGATTAGTAGTTTTGACAGGTCGACGCCAAAACGTCGTTCTAGTGGTGATCTATTGGTAGTTTGGAGTGCTAAGAAGGTTCCATCGGTGGCATGTTGAATTGCTGTTCCAAGCGATTCTTGTTGAAGTAAAAAGCCGGTTAATAATGCAGCGAAGACGTCACCACTACCGTAGAAATGGCCGGATAAACTGGGGTGACCATAAAAATGTAGTTTGTCATTTTCCAACCAAATACAACCAAGTCTTTCACCAACGGCAACTCCAGTAATAATTGCATGTCCACCAGTTGGCATTTTATTTGTCAGTGTAGTCAATAGTTTTCGTTTTTCATTTTTCGTGGGATAATCGCTGACTGTAATTCCAGTTAGCAATTGGGCTTCAGTAATATTGGGGACAGTTATTGATGCACGGGATAAAAGTGAATTCATTGCTTGTGGATAATCGTTAGTTAAACCAGGATAAAGTTTGCCGTGATCGCCCATGACAGGATCAAAAATGGGCGACGGTAACGCATCATGATTAATAAAGCTAACTAATTGATCAACTAACTGAGTATTACCTAAATAACCGATTAGACCACCACTAAAATGAATATGTTCTTGCTGCCAGTGGTCGAATGTTTGCTCAATCCAGGGACTTAAGTCTTGTTTTACAGGCTGTTGGAAGCCTTCTGTCTGAGTGGATAAAAGCGTAGTCGGCAATAGCGATATCCGGATACCAAATGAACTTAAAATGGGAATTGCAACCTTCATCGAGAGCGTGCCCACAGCTGATAAATCTTGTGCTATTAGGATGGGGGTGTTTGAGTGCATATTGATAATTCTCTCTTTCTAATAGTATGTTATCGGTTAACGTATTTGCGTAGCCTAATTGATACTGGCCACGCGATGACAGCACCAACTAGTCCTTGTACTAAGTTCATTGGAATTCCAAGTAAACCAGGAGTTAATGAGTACAAAATGGTGTCAGAAACAAAATAGCCACCAACCATGATGATCGTACCAATGAATAGAGCTAAAAATTGCATTTTACGACTAGCATGATATCCCAACCATCCGGCAATAAAGCCTTCTAATCCATGGACGATTAATGAAAAAAACATATACTGCGAGTAGCCTGAAATTAGATCTAAAATAAAACCGCTTAGCCCACCGACGATTAAGCCATCGCGACGGCCAAATAGGAGTGCAGCCATGAAAATACCTGCATCGCAGAGATTTATATTTCCGTGAGTCATGGGCACTGGAATAATGAAAAAACGTGAAATCACAACTGTTGCGGCAACAAACATTGCCGGCATAATAATTTGACGAACTGAATGACTAGCCTGCATAATGGCAGCCTCCTTAATATGTATGGCATTCAATGAAAAATGTCTTAACGTCTATTATAACTACTTTCAAGTTAACTGCATCATTAAATTGGGAATTTTGGTTAGTTGAATGAAAGGTGTTTCGAAATAGATCACATTTCTTTACAGGTAGTTATGGTTAATATAAGATAGTAGTTAAGACAACGACACTTATTTGACTAAGGAGGCTGATTAAATGGCATTAGAAGATAAAAAGGATCAATTGGCGGGCAAGGCTAAAGAAAAAGAGGGTCAAGTGACCGGTGACAAATCACGTGAGGCTCAGGGTAAGGGTGAACAGGCTGCTGCCAAAGTCAAAGATACAGTCAAGGATGCTAAAGATTCAGTGAAAGATAAACTTGAAGAGACTAAAGATAAGTTGAAGAAAAAATCATAATAAAAAATGAGCCTTCCATTTCTGGAAAGCTCATTTTTGATTGTAAATTGATTTTAATGAGTTTTGATAAATGTTTCAAATCTAAAAATATCGTTTTCAGATAGATGGTCAAAGTGTTTCAGTCCATTGTAAAATTCACTTGGTTTATCAATTGAATACGGATGGTTTATATCGATCCATGACTTTTTGCGTAGTCCAGCATAGTGCCAGTCATTAATTTCAAAGTAATTTTTTTTGATATTGACTGATTTATTTACGTACTTGGATGTAATTTTATAAAATTTCAACATTTCATCACTATCACGAATAATTAGTATTGGTCTTTTTTTACCATTATTTGGGTCGTTAATATATTGTACGAATATATAACCAATGTCATTTCTATTCATCATCTTCATCAGCCCAAATTTTTGCTAGTTGGTCCGCACTAGTAATGTGAATAGTTTTCTGACTATCTGCATAGTTTTGAATTGTTAATTCGGCCCGCTGCATTTTACTCAGTTTTGCTTGGAATGGAATGCCA
This window encodes:
- a CDS encoding O-acetyl-ADP-ribose deacetylase; amino-acid sequence: MGTVKIIQGDITKIKVDAIVNAANTTLLGGGGVDGAIHRAAGPQLLAECRTLHGCETGEAKITKGYLLPAQHVIHTLGPVWQGGTQREAQLLHNSYLNSLKRADENNCATVAFPSISTGVYHYPLKAAAEIALTTIHEFMRKTKVVKEVTMVCFDSATFTTYQQVEQKF
- a CDS encoding nucleobase:cation symporter-2 family protein, with protein sequence MEPKKTEVSNWKAAILGLQHLLAMYSGDVLVPLLIGGALNFTAAQMTYLVSIDIFMCGIATLLQLKQTALTGIGLPVVLGCAVQAVAPLQSIGGTLGITYMYGAIICAGFFVFLIAGLFAKIRNLFPPVVTGSLITVIGFTLVPVGFQNLGGGDIAAKSFGSLPNLAVGFLTIIIILAINAFTKGFIRSISILIGILAGSLIAGSFGLVSLQPVSQATWFHLPQPFYFGVPSFNASSIITMILISLTTMIESTGVFFALSEVTGRKLTNQDLKRGYRAEGIAAMLGGVFNTFPYSTFSQNVGVLKLSGVKTRKPVYFAAVFLIFLGLLPKVGALATIIPSATLGGAMIVMFGMVGLQGIQILKQVDFSKNSNLLVASMSIGLGLGVTVYPQIFQHLPQELQIMLSNGVVVGSVTAVVLNLILNRPKTTLNNK
- a CDS encoding demethylmenaquinone methyltransferase yields the protein MANDKSNQVHTIFQKIAPSYDKMNSIISLGTHQSWRNRATSLIKLRPNSKILDVCCGTGDWTIKLANQINHKGHVTGLDFSDSMLTVATEKVKKYDLTEKINLIQGDAMQLPFESNQFDIVTIGFGLRNVADASSTLREMLRVLKPGGQLVCLETSQPTAPIIKQGWELYFGHIVPLLGKTLVNEQQEYTYLTDSTHNFVDYKQLAAMFKQAGFKQIFYRRIMLGAAAIHTGIKPQ
- a CDS encoding Na+/H+ antiporter NhaC family protein is translated as MNSKATNSDNRMHLWESICIMIFMFLVLGILIIKYKMDPQIPLLLVFTVLLFYGYLRHFTWDEMFAGVVEGITPGIIPIMIFLLIGLLVATWLASGTIATIMVIGIHILSIRFFLPTIFIICGLVGMTIGSAFTTISTVGIALLGIGHIFGFPAPLTVGAIVSGAFFGNNMSPLSDTSNLTTSIAGVNLYDHLKNMAFTAVPAALITIVIYLFVGVPTTAVNSAKIQLMSSELSGHFQVSAWLLLPMLVVLILAWIKVPAIPTLLAGSLTAIGIFVVNHPHFSIAKIGDILMNGYHAHFGDATDGIMSGGGITGMLSSISLILCALALGGLLIKMGVVNTLINSIMQLVSRPGNLILMTSLSGIGVNLLVGEQYLSIILPGSAFKQAFHRQGIDSKYLSRTLATSGADVNALVPWGVSGIFIAGTLGVDPFQYIPLAFYPYLNPLITIILGYTFVSWKYRKQG
- a CDS encoding ECF transporter S component encodes the protein MQASHSVRQIIMPAMFVAATVVISRFFIIPVPMTHGNINLCDAGIFMAALLFGRRDGLIVGGLSGFILDLISGYSQYMFFSLIVHGLEGFIAGWLGYHASRKMQFLALFIGTIIMVGGYFVSDTILYSLTPGLLGIPMNLVQGLVGAVIAWPVSIRLRKYVNR
- a CDS encoding CsbD family protein, producing MALEDKKDQLAGKAKEKEGQVTGDKSREAQGKGEQAAAKVKDTVKDAKDSVKDKLEETKDKLKKKS
- a CDS encoding bifunctional hydroxymethylpyrimidine kinase/phosphomethylpyrimidine kinase is translated as MHSNTPILIAQDLSAVGTLSMKVAIPILSSFGIRISLLPTTLLSTQTEGFQQPVKQDLSPWIEQTFDHWQQEHIHFSGGLIGYLGNTQLVDQLVSFINHDALPSPIFDPVMGDHGKLYPGLTNDYPQAMNSLLSRASITVPNITEAQLLTGITVSDYPTKNEKRKLLTTLTNKMPTGGHAIITGVAVGERLGCIWLENDKLHFYGHPSLSGHFYGSGDVFAALLTGFLLQQESLGTAIQHATDGTFLALQTTNRSPLERRFGVDLSKLLIQISKYAQTGTWDI